A region of Rhizorhabdus wittichii RW1 DNA encodes the following proteins:
- a CDS encoding phenazine biosynthesis protein PhzF family (TIGRFAM: phenazine biosynthesis protein PhzF family~PFAM: Phenazine biosynthesis PhzC/PhzF protein) — translation MARIGFEVVNCFAAQDFAGNPICVIRDPVEEGLMGRIARQMGCTLTVFPTRIGPGRFTTRMFTVSREVPFGGSGALAAVWAMGEGRWTLSTAGGDVETEYGGGRAWTTQPVPGIERIDDDEVADAIGLSTVRGLFLGSASGNRHVVAVTDDDPADFRPRADLLGRIARRYGGATVGAVRRIGADEMHGRIFTPAHGLFEDPAVGGGAPTLARIMRDHFDGAEQCLIRQGEVLGRPSRMEVVLRPGGVKVGGGVRKAAEGVLLLD, via the coding sequence ATGGCGCGGATCGGTTTCGAGGTCGTCAATTGCTTTGCGGCCCAGGATTTCGCCGGCAACCCGATCTGCGTGATCCGCGATCCGGTCGAGGAAGGGTTGATGGGCCGCATCGCCCGGCAGATGGGGTGCACGCTGACGGTGTTTCCGACCCGGATCGGGCCAGGACGCTTCACCACGCGCATGTTCACCGTCAGCCGCGAGGTCCCCTTCGGCGGCTCGGGGGCGCTCGCCGCCGTCTGGGCGATGGGGGAAGGGCGCTGGACATTGTCCACCGCCGGCGGCGACGTCGAAACCGAATATGGCGGGGGCAGGGCCTGGACGACCCAGCCCGTACCGGGGATCGAGCGCATCGACGACGACGAGGTCGCGGATGCGATCGGCCTGTCCACCGTCCGGGGCCTGTTCCTCGGCAGCGCGTCGGGCAACCGCCATGTCGTCGCGGTCACCGACGACGATCCCGCCGATTTCCGCCCTCGGGCCGATCTGCTGGGCAGGATCGCCCGCCGCTACGGGGGCGCCACGGTCGGCGCGGTCCGGCGGATCGGCGCCGATGAAATGCATGGCCGTATCTTCACGCCCGCGCACGGGCTGTTCGAGGATCCGGCGGTCGGCGGCGGCGCGCCCACCCTCGCGCGGATCATGCGCGACCATTTCGACGGCGCCGAACAATGCCTGATCCGCCAGGGCGAGGTGCTGGGGCGGCCGTCGCGGATGGAGGTGGTCCTGCGGCCCGGCGGCGTGAAGGTGGGCGGCGGGGTGCGCAAGGCGGCCGAGGGCGTGCTGCTCCTCGATTGA
- a CDS encoding nitroreductase (PFAM: nitroreductase): protein MTKSLEKNHFTVRPDDEPNDAHVFAQILGRRFSCRGFLPDPVPEKTIASILSIAQLTASWCNSQAWHLYITSGDATRRFSEALMTAATAPGGSSLETDFPRPAQYTGRYQERRRETGWQLYEAVGIAHGDREASGRQTLENFRLFGAPHAAVITSDRDLGVYGAVDCGSYVANFMTAAQCFGVDTIAQAAIAMQSQAVREFFSIPDDRRIVCGISFGYGDRKHPANGFRTRRDGIDEIATWVSK from the coding sequence TTGACCAAGAGTCTCGAGAAGAATCACTTCACGGTTCGGCCTGACGACGAGCCGAACGACGCCCATGTCTTTGCCCAGATCTTGGGACGGCGGTTCAGTTGCCGCGGCTTCCTGCCCGATCCGGTGCCCGAGAAGACGATCGCATCGATATTGAGCATCGCGCAGCTCACCGCGTCCTGGTGCAACTCGCAGGCCTGGCATCTCTACATCACCAGCGGCGACGCGACGCGGCGCTTCAGCGAGGCGCTGATGACCGCCGCCACCGCGCCCGGCGGATCGTCGCTGGAAACGGATTTCCCGCGCCCCGCCCAATATACCGGCCGCTATCAGGAGCGCCGCCGGGAAACCGGGTGGCAGCTTTACGAGGCGGTGGGCATCGCCCATGGCGACCGCGAGGCGTCCGGCCGCCAGACGCTGGAGAATTTCCGGCTTTTCGGCGCGCCGCACGCCGCCGTGATCACCTCCGACCGCGACCTCGGCGTCTATGGCGCCGTCGATTGCGGCAGCTATGTCGCCAATTTCATGACCGCAGCCCAGTGCTTCGGCGTCGACACGATCGCGCAGGCGGCCATCGCCATGCAGTCGCAGGCCGTGCGCGAGTTCTTCTCCATCCCCGACGATCGCCGGATCGTGTGCGGCATATCCTTCGGCTATGGCGACAGGAAGCACCCCGCCAACGGCTTCCGCACGCGCCGCGACGGCATCGACGAAATCGCCACCTGGGTGTCGAAATGA
- a CDS encoding nucleic-acid-binding protein containing a Zn-ribbon-like protein, which yields MTDAAHYLPEGLPAPALAEPELEAPYWEGAREERLLVQRCGACATWQWGPEWICHKCLSSDMRWTEVAPRGRIYSYERVWHPAHPVLKGHTPFLAVLVELPEAGNVRMIGNLLGDPLQDVQIGSEVVADYEHHNDATPPYTLVHWRIAQG from the coding sequence ATGACGGACGCCGCCCATTATCTTCCCGAAGGGCTGCCCGCCCCCGCCCTGGCCGAACCCGAGCTGGAAGCCCCCTATTGGGAGGGTGCCCGCGAGGAGCGGCTGCTGGTGCAGCGCTGCGGCGCCTGCGCGACCTGGCAATGGGGGCCGGAATGGATCTGCCACAAATGCCTGTCGTCCGACATGCGGTGGACCGAGGTCGCGCCGCGCGGGCGCATCTACAGCTATGAACGGGTCTGGCATCCGGCGCATCCGGTGCTGAAGGGGCATACCCCCTTCCTTGCCGTGCTCGTCGAACTGCCGGAGGCAGGCAATGTCCGCATGATCGGCAATCTCCTCGGCGATCCGCTGCAGGATGTGCAGATCGGGTCAGAAGTCGTAGCCGACTACGAGCACCACAACGATGCGACGCCACCCTATACCCTTGTCCATTGGCGGATAGCCCAAGGGTGA
- a CDS encoding 4Fe-4S ferredoxin, iron-sulfur binding domain protein (PFAM: 4Fe-4S ferredoxin, iron-sulfur binding domain protein): MRVKVDEDRCQGHAMCTLACPELFLLNDDDGHAYVEAELVPAGFEENVRQAQRGCPEAAIIVIED; the protein is encoded by the coding sequence ATGCGCGTTAAGGTCGACGAGGATCGGTGCCAGGGGCACGCCATGTGCACGCTGGCCTGCCCGGAGCTGTTCCTGCTCAACGATGATGACGGCCATGCCTATGTCGAGGCGGAGCTCGTCCCGGCGGGCTTCGAGGAAAATGTGCGGCAGGCGCAGCGCGGCTGCCCCGAAGCCGCGATCATCGTGATCGAAGATTAG
- a CDS encoding short chain enoyl-CoA hydratase (PFAM: Enoyl-CoA hydratase/isomerase), which produces MPIRYEKTGHIAQITIDRYEKRNAFDVDHAEQLMACWDMVRDDPDVWVAILTGVKDSFCSGGDLNAMRDIARETALHGRSESKDRMTRNGTAYFTLKGFDIFKPIIAAVNGHCIAGGMELLGGTDIRIASEDAVFAISEVRRGLFAGGGTTARLPRQIPWPAAMELLLVGHDVSAERAKEMGLVNQVVPRDRLHDTAWEWAEKIAANAPIAVQGAKKSALLGFRAASLEDAYRIEDECHDRVYVSEDAQEGATAFLERRQPVWKGR; this is translated from the coding sequence ATGCCGATACGTTATGAAAAGACCGGGCACATCGCCCAGATCACCATCGACCGCTACGAAAAGCGGAACGCGTTCGACGTGGACCATGCCGAACAGCTCATGGCCTGCTGGGACATGGTGCGCGACGATCCCGACGTCTGGGTCGCGATCCTCACCGGCGTCAAGGACAGCTTCTGCTCGGGCGGCGATCTCAACGCCATGCGGGACATCGCGCGCGAGACCGCGCTCCACGGCCGGTCCGAGAGCAAGGACCGGATGACGCGGAACGGGACCGCCTATTTCACGCTCAAGGGCTTCGACATCTTCAAGCCGATCATCGCCGCGGTGAACGGCCATTGCATCGCCGGCGGCATGGAACTGCTCGGCGGCACCGACATCCGGATCGCGAGCGAGGACGCCGTCTTCGCGATATCCGAGGTGCGGCGGGGCCTGTTCGCCGGCGGCGGCACCACCGCGCGCCTGCCGCGCCAGATACCCTGGCCGGCGGCGATGGAGTTACTGCTGGTCGGCCACGACGTCTCGGCCGAGCGGGCGAAGGAGATGGGCCTCGTCAACCAGGTCGTCCCGCGCGACCGGCTGCACGACACCGCCTGGGAATGGGCGGAGAAGATCGCCGCCAATGCACCGATCGCCGTCCAGGGCGCCAAGAAGAGCGCCTTGCTGGGTTTCCGCGCGGCGAGCCTCGAAGACGCCTATCGCATCGAGGACGAATGCCATGATCGGGTATATGTCAGCGAGGACGCGCAGGAAGGCGCGACCGCCTTTCTCGAGCGCCGCCAGCCCGTGTGGAAAGGCCGCTGA
- a CDS encoding L-carnitine dehydratase/bile acid-inducible protein F (PFAM: L-carnitine dehydratase/bile acid-inducible protein F), whose protein sequence is MPQRPEIPPYQPSPSPQPKALADVRIVDFSRVLAGPFATQILGDLGAEIIKIEQIVTGDDTRSLLPEPSLGGESFFYLALNRNKRSISLDLRTEEGRKIALDLIATADVVLENFTTRVMEQFGLDYASLKDRFPQLIYCSVSAYGRTGRLANAAGYDSAISMETGVSALNVTEGESPVPGGVPFVDITTAMNATIGILAALHARKLHGRGQFIESAMYDSAIADLSYKGYQFLASGVSPVSLGRKPKFGVPGGQFNCSDGMVWFTCTGQKMFRNFCDLVVERPELFDDPRFDSVANRNANFEVLFNLLSEIFATQDRAYWSDRLKRAGVPCGEVRSVGEALMARETAERDMIAEIPHPTAGRIPMIKSPIKMSLTPAIDPTPPPLLGQNSREILRELLGYSDERIDALASQGVIQVLDDVPAPLASDAAA, encoded by the coding sequence ATGCCCCAGCGGCCAGAAATCCCCCCTTATCAGCCGTCGCCCTCGCCCCAGCCGAAGGCGCTCGCCGACGTTCGCATCGTCGATTTCTCCCGCGTGCTGGCCGGCCCGTTCGCCACGCAGATCCTCGGCGATCTCGGCGCGGAGATCATCAAGATCGAGCAGATCGTGACGGGCGACGACACGCGCAGCCTGCTGCCCGAGCCCAGCCTCGGCGGCGAAAGCTTCTTCTACCTCGCGCTCAACCGCAACAAGCGCAGCATCTCGCTCGACCTGCGGACCGAGGAGGGCCGCAAGATCGCGCTCGACCTGATCGCCACCGCCGACGTCGTGCTGGAGAATTTCACGACGCGCGTCATGGAGCAGTTCGGCCTCGACTACGCGTCGCTCAAGGACCGTTTCCCGCAGCTGATCTATTGCTCGGTCTCCGCCTATGGCCGCACCGGCCGGCTGGCCAACGCGGCCGGCTATGATTCCGCCATCTCGATGGAGACCGGGGTTTCGGCGCTGAACGTGACGGAGGGCGAATCCCCGGTGCCCGGCGGCGTGCCCTTCGTCGACATCACCACGGCGATGAACGCCACGATCGGCATCCTCGCGGCCCTGCATGCGCGCAAGCTCCACGGCCGGGGCCAGTTCATCGAATCCGCGATGTACGACTCGGCGATCGCCGACCTGTCCTACAAGGGCTATCAGTTCCTGGCGTCCGGCGTCAGCCCCGTCTCGCTCGGCCGCAAGCCGAAATTCGGCGTGCCGGGCGGGCAGTTCAACTGCAGCGACGGCATGGTCTGGTTCACCTGCACCGGCCAGAAGATGTTCCGCAACTTCTGCGACCTGGTCGTCGAGAGGCCGGAGCTGTTCGACGATCCGCGCTTCGACAGCGTCGCGAACCGCAACGCCAATTTCGAGGTGCTCTTCAATCTCCTGTCGGAGATCTTCGCCACGCAGGACCGGGCCTATTGGTCCGATCGGCTGAAGCGCGCCGGCGTCCCCTGCGGCGAGGTGCGCAGCGTCGGCGAGGCGCTGATGGCGCGCGAGACCGCCGAGCGCGACATGATCGCCGAGATCCCGCACCCCACGGCGGGGCGGATTCCGATGATCAAGTCGCCGATCAAGATGAGCCTGACCCCCGCCATCGATCCGACCCCGCCGCCGCTGCTCGGCCAGAACAGCCGCGAGATCCTGCGCGAGCTGCTCGGCTACAGCGACGAGCGGATCGACGCGCTGGCGTCGCAGGGCGTGATCCAGGTCCTCGACGACGTGCCCGCGCCGCTGGCATCGGACGCGGCTGCGTGA
- a CDS encoding amidohydrolase (PFAM: amidohydrolase; Amidohydrolase 3) — translation MLFTNANLFDGHAPRGGGMAVLCEDGRIKAVDREGQFPADHERIDLGGRTLMPGMTVGHWHGEFVSIGPPTFAEGRGGVYLGTELPPALLAIAGANALRIALNSGVTRIVGGSCSNDMDAQLKMAVEKGLIVGPHITASSRHVVATADHEDRGMWWRSETPEHHDVRRIGHNVFADGPDAFTRAVRQEIWRGAEIIKLVPSGGHGYGWSDRYRGLNRAELAAAVAAAHERDARVRAHTSTRDVILECLDAGVDIIDHGDYIDDLCIERMVKQGTFFCPSLFFTKLVSHDGGAGHDDADQHDRAWSNMKTMLKRANEAGVVMVPGDDYGAMGMEHAEGIYARELAIYVYDYGIPAADVLRWATLNGAKLGGREGSSGVIAPGADADLIVVDGDPVANIDILSQPDQYLDVVMLGGRFIKNRLGGGDPVVPANGPLHAEMVRNG, via the coding sequence ATGCTCTTCACCAACGCCAATCTGTTCGACGGCCATGCGCCGCGCGGCGGCGGCATGGCCGTCCTGTGCGAGGACGGCCGGATCAAGGCCGTCGACCGCGAAGGCCAGTTCCCCGCCGACCATGAGCGGATCGACCTTGGCGGCCGCACCCTGATGCCCGGGATGACGGTCGGCCATTGGCACGGCGAGTTCGTCAGCATCGGGCCGCCGACCTTCGCGGAAGGGCGGGGTGGCGTCTATCTGGGGACCGAGCTGCCTCCGGCATTGCTCGCCATCGCGGGTGCCAACGCGCTGCGGATCGCGCTCAATTCCGGCGTCACCCGGATCGTCGGCGGAAGCTGCAGCAACGACATGGACGCCCAGCTCAAGATGGCGGTGGAAAAGGGCCTGATCGTCGGGCCGCACATCACCGCGTCGAGCCGCCACGTCGTCGCGACCGCCGATCATGAGGACCGGGGCATGTGGTGGCGTTCCGAAACGCCCGAGCATCACGACGTGCGCCGGATCGGCCACAATGTCTTCGCCGACGGCCCCGATGCCTTCACCCGGGCGGTGCGGCAGGAGATCTGGCGGGGCGCGGAGATCATCAAGCTCGTGCCGAGCGGCGGCCACGGCTATGGCTGGAGCGATCGCTATCGCGGGCTCAACAGGGCCGAACTCGCCGCCGCCGTCGCCGCCGCGCATGAGCGCGACGCCCGCGTCCGCGCCCACACCTCGACCCGCGACGTCATCCTCGAATGCCTCGATGCCGGCGTCGATATCATCGATCATGGCGACTATATCGACGATCTCTGCATCGAGCGGATGGTCAAGCAGGGCACCTTCTTCTGCCCCAGCCTGTTCTTCACCAAGCTCGTCAGCCACGACGGCGGCGCCGGGCATGACGATGCCGACCAGCATGACCGCGCCTGGTCCAACATGAAGACGATGCTGAAGCGCGCGAACGAGGCCGGCGTCGTCATGGTGCCGGGCGACGACTATGGCGCGATGGGCATGGAGCATGCCGAGGGCATCTATGCCCGCGAGCTGGCGATCTACGTCTATGACTATGGCATCCCCGCCGCCGACGTGCTGCGCTGGGCGACGCTCAACGGCGCGAAGCTGGGCGGGCGCGAGGGCAGCAGCGGCGTGATCGCCCCCGGCGCGGACGCCGACCTGATCGTCGTCGACGGCGATCCGGTCGCCAATATCGACATCCTGTCCCAGCCCGACCAATATCTCGACGTGGTGATGCTCGGCGGCCGGTTCATCAAGAACCGTCTCGGCGGCGGCGATCCCGTCGTGCCGGCGAACGGGCCGCTCCATGCGGAGATGGTGCGGAACGGCTGA
- a CDS encoding amidohydrolase 2 (PFAM: amidohydrolase 2) yields MATILDRTGIAPSEPVEVNPENLWRLETPGGSENWNRSPYAKADNKYFMVSCDTHLSPPAKLFHERMDAKFHSRLARVEVDGDGVKWMVGLENGRREKIYEAPMEGEDKYRSIAGGSRTNTATPGVVDDTAIRLRIADQLADGIDGELIFPNGAGQFVFGTTDPEFTLALSQCYNDWAWELCGPYKDFCNPAATIPTIDVANAVKEIERVAKLGYRVLTLPCKPVFGPSDPSHTNYNHKDYDPMWAAIQDTDMAFTFHVSTGRDPRTSRGAGGAVINYVVHSLLPTVEPMANICASGLLDRYPKLRFALIEAGIGWVAWALDAMDEAYLKHHFWTRPKLKHGLPSDYYRASGASTFSEDRSGLAVIEAFNLVENALWANDYPHHEGTWPHSAEAIERQMGHLSEESRAKILGLNAAKMFKFDVPAKYTA; encoded by the coding sequence ATGGCCACGATCCTGGACCGTACTGGCATCGCGCCATCCGAGCCGGTGGAAGTCAATCCGGAGAATTTGTGGCGCCTCGAGACGCCCGGCGGTAGCGAGAACTGGAACCGGTCGCCTTATGCGAAGGCCGACAACAAATATTTCATGGTCTCTTGTGACACCCACTTGTCGCCACCGGCCAAGTTGTTCCACGAACGGATGGATGCGAAGTTCCATTCGCGCCTTGCCCGTGTCGAAGTCGACGGCGATGGGGTGAAGTGGATGGTCGGCCTCGAAAATGGCCGCCGCGAGAAGATCTACGAAGCCCCGATGGAGGGCGAGGACAAATATCGCAGCATCGCGGGCGGTTCGCGCACCAACACCGCCACGCCCGGGGTGGTCGACGACACCGCGATCCGCCTGCGCATCGCCGATCAACTGGCCGACGGCATCGACGGCGAGCTGATCTTCCCGAATGGCGCCGGCCAGTTCGTGTTCGGCACCACCGATCCCGAATTCACTCTCGCCCTTTCGCAATGCTATAACGACTGGGCATGGGAACTCTGCGGTCCGTACAAGGATTTCTGCAATCCCGCCGCGACGATCCCGACCATCGACGTCGCCAACGCGGTCAAGGAGATCGAGCGCGTCGCCAAGCTGGGCTATCGGGTGCTGACCCTGCCGTGCAAGCCGGTGTTCGGTCCGTCCGATCCTTCGCACACCAACTACAACCACAAGGATTACGACCCGATGTGGGCCGCGATCCAGGACACGGACATGGCCTTCACCTTCCATGTCTCGACCGGCCGCGATCCGCGCACCTCGCGCGGCGCCGGCGGCGCGGTGATCAACTATGTGGTGCATTCGCTGCTGCCGACCGTCGAGCCGATGGCGAACATCTGCGCCTCGGGCCTGCTCGATCGCTATCCGAAGCTGCGCTTCGCGCTGATCGAGGCGGGCATCGGCTGGGTGGCCTGGGCGCTCGACGCGATGGACGAGGCCTATCTGAAGCATCATTTCTGGACGCGCCCCAAGCTCAAGCACGGCCTGCCGAGCGACTATTATCGCGCCAGCGGCGCATCGACCTTCAGCGAGGACCGCTCGGGCCTCGCCGTCATCGAGGCGTTCAACCTGGTCGAGAACGCGCTCTGGGCCAACGACTATCCCCACCATGAGGGCACCTGGCCGCACTCCGCCGAAGCGATCGAGCGGCAGATGGGCCACCTCTCGGAGGAGAGCCGCGCCAAGATCCTCGGCCTCAACGCGGCGAAGATGTTCAAGTTCGACGTTCCCGCGAAATACACCGCCTGA
- a CDS encoding Acetyl-CoA acetyltransferase-like protein, whose product MRGRTAIVGIGASTFHKRGTSPDSEFKLTLKAVLAAAEDAGIDPHKIDGFASFNFDRTDPSRMAAALGIDELRFANLFWGGGGGGAAAVANAAAAVIAGLASCVVVYRGIVQGPDGRYGDGRTIGAYGRDAAYLAPYGLMTPIQWYTMRVVRFMHEHGIARDALRAISMASYHHAQANPRAVMHGRPLTEQAYEESRWIVEPHHLFDCCMENDCAAAVIVMSAEAAKDLKQKPAYILGAAQGSEYRNQARVHNAPRYGSASFSSVGPRLFAEAGVTPADVDVAQTYENFTGGVLMSLIEHGFCAPEEANDFFKLENLIAPSGRLPLNTSGGNLAEAYVHGMGHILEGVRQIRGTSTSQVPGASIAFVGSGPMVSPVSDLLLGNGNTL is encoded by the coding sequence TTGCGCGGCCGCACGGCGATCGTCGGCATCGGCGCATCGACCTTCCACAAGCGGGGCACCTCTCCCGACAGCGAGTTCAAGCTGACGCTGAAGGCCGTGCTGGCCGCCGCGGAGGACGCCGGCATCGATCCGCACAAGATCGACGGCTTCGCCTCGTTCAACTTCGACCGCACCGATCCGTCGCGCATGGCGGCCGCGCTCGGCATCGACGAGCTGCGTTTCGCCAACCTGTTCTGGGGCGGCGGCGGCGGCGGCGCGGCGGCGGTGGCGAACGCCGCCGCGGCGGTGATCGCCGGTCTCGCCTCCTGCGTCGTCGTCTATCGCGGCATCGTGCAGGGACCCGACGGCCGCTATGGCGACGGGCGCACCATCGGCGCCTATGGCCGCGACGCCGCCTATCTCGCGCCCTATGGCCTGATGACGCCGATCCAGTGGTACACGATGCGGGTCGTGCGCTTCATGCACGAGCATGGCATCGCGCGCGACGCGCTGCGCGCGATCTCCATGGCGTCCTATCATCATGCCCAGGCCAATCCGCGGGCGGTGATGCACGGCCGTCCGCTGACCGAGCAGGCCTATGAGGAATCGCGCTGGATCGTCGAGCCGCACCACCTGTTCGACTGCTGCATGGAGAATGACTGCGCCGCCGCCGTCATCGTCATGAGCGCCGAGGCGGCGAAGGACCTGAAGCAGAAGCCGGCCTATATATTGGGCGCGGCGCAGGGCTCCGAATATCGCAACCAGGCCCGCGTCCATAATGCGCCGCGCTACGGTTCGGCGAGCTTCTCGTCGGTCGGGCCGCGCCTGTTCGCCGAAGCCGGCGTCACCCCGGCGGACGTGGACGTCGCGCAGACCTATGAGAATTTCACCGGCGGCGTGCTGATGAGCCTGATCGAGCACGGCTTCTGCGCGCCGGAGGAGGCCAACGACTTCTTCAAGCTGGAGAATCTGATCGCCCCCTCGGGACGCCTGCCGCTCAACACCAGCGGCGGCAACCTCGCCGAGGCCTATGTGCACGGCATGGGCCATATCCTGGAGGGCGTGCGGCAGATCCGCGGCACCTCCACCTCGCAGGTGCCGGGCGCGTCGATCGCCTTCGTCGGATCGGGACCGATGGTGTCGCCGGTTTCGGACCTGCTGCTCGGAAACGGGAACACGCTATGA
- a CDS encoding cytochrome P450 (PFAM: cytochrome P450), with product MASAPDDQADKAVMDFDPAVCTYDRWIEKFGEAREKCPVFASEAHGGYWVAASYEHATNISRDWETFSSRKVWDPEAGKLEGGSVIPPFAGPPFVPVETDPPEWKLYRHLLNPFFGPKAVETYRTRARQVMRALVDRVIETGACDIVNDLANPLPALSTLDILGIPYDQSNWRRFSDPFHKLAYARGTAEFPQCLADLDWIRGQLAEQVERDRANPREGLFSSLCNGEVAGKAFSVPEIVGLGMMVLVGGVGTTNALFSNSCVWLSKHPEVRRKLIDNPDMLPIAREEFVRFYSPVHSAARLVTREVVVNGQRLEPGEQIMVAFSSANHDETVFENAGEIDVERFPNPHVGFGSGIHRCLGSFLARMFFETMFAEVMARMPDFLVDEERAVRYPDISTKNGWITIPATFTPGPRMGEGPTL from the coding sequence ATGGCAAGCGCCCCGGACGACCAGGCGGACAAGGCGGTCATGGATTTCGACCCGGCGGTCTGCACCTATGACCGCTGGATCGAGAAATTCGGCGAGGCGCGGGAGAAATGCCCCGTCTTCGCCTCGGAGGCGCATGGCGGCTACTGGGTCGCGGCCTCCTATGAGCATGCGACCAACATCTCGCGCGACTGGGAAACCTTCTCGTCGCGCAAGGTCTGGGATCCCGAGGCCGGCAAGCTGGAAGGCGGCAGCGTCATCCCGCCGTTCGCCGGCCCGCCCTTCGTTCCGGTGGAGACCGACCCGCCGGAATGGAAGCTCTATCGCCACCTGCTGAACCCCTTCTTCGGGCCCAAGGCGGTCGAGACCTATCGCACCCGCGCGCGGCAGGTGATGCGCGCGCTGGTGGACCGCGTGATCGAGACGGGCGCGTGCGACATCGTCAACGATCTGGCGAACCCGCTGCCGGCGCTGTCGACGCTCGACATCCTCGGCATCCCCTATGACCAGAGCAACTGGCGGCGCTTCTCCGATCCGTTCCACAAGCTCGCTTATGCGCGCGGCACGGCCGAGTTCCCGCAATGCCTCGCGGACCTGGACTGGATCCGCGGCCAGCTCGCCGAGCAGGTGGAGCGCGATCGGGCCAACCCGCGCGAAGGGCTGTTCAGTTCGCTGTGCAATGGCGAGGTCGCCGGCAAGGCCTTCTCGGTCCCGGAGATCGTCGGCCTCGGCATGATGGTGCTGGTGGGCGGCGTCGGCACCACCAACGCGCTGTTCTCGAACAGTTGCGTCTGGTTGTCGAAACATCCGGAGGTCCGCCGGAAGCTGATCGACAATCCGGACATGCTGCCGATCGCGCGCGAGGAGTTCGTGCGCTTCTACTCGCCGGTCCATTCGGCCGCCCGGCTGGTGACGCGCGAGGTGGTCGTCAACGGACAGCGGTTGGAGCCGGGCGAGCAGATCATGGTCGCCTTCTCCTCCGCCAACCATGACGAGACGGTGTTCGAGAATGCGGGCGAGATCGACGTCGAACGTTTCCCCAACCCGCATGTCGGCTTCGGCAGCGGCATCCATCGCTGCCTCGGCTCCTTCCTGGCGCGGATGTTCTTCGAGACGATGTTCGCCGAGGTGATGGCCCGGATGCCCGACTTCCTCGTCGATGAGGAGCGGGCGGTCCGCTATCCCGACATCTCGACCAAGAATGGCTGGATCACCATTCCGGCGACCTTCACGCCGGGGCCGCGCATGGGCGAGGGGCCGACGCTGTGA